The following are encoded in a window of Pseudomonas multiresinivorans genomic DNA:
- a CDS encoding transglutaminase-like domain-containing protein — translation MQQYLKPSRFVDSDHPGVIEFALNHRGDGGTPLEQAVALYYAVRDGIRYNPYVFSRDPQTLKGSHALESGQSYCVPKATLLAACARHCGIPARIGLADVKNHLATPRLLELLRSEVFAMHGYTEMFLEGRWVKATPAFDIGLCEAFGVLPLEFDGRTDSVFHPFNRDGERHMEYLRDHGQFPDVPEEFFFGYLKQCYPHLFTGEDAPLDGDMRSEAARHEHNRPHENNR, via the coding sequence ATGCAGCAGTACCTCAAGCCCAGCCGCTTCGTTGATAGTGACCACCCCGGGGTAATCGAGTTCGCTCTAAATCATCGGGGCGACGGCGGTACGCCGCTGGAGCAGGCGGTGGCGCTCTATTACGCGGTGCGCGACGGGATTCGCTACAACCCCTACGTGTTCAGCCGCGACCCGCAGACCCTCAAGGGCAGTCACGCCCTGGAAAGCGGGCAGTCCTACTGCGTGCCAAAAGCCACGCTGCTGGCCGCTTGCGCCCGGCACTGCGGGATCCCCGCGCGCATTGGCCTGGCCGATGTGAAGAACCACCTGGCCACGCCGCGCCTGCTGGAGTTGCTGCGCAGCGAGGTATTCGCCATGCACGGCTACACCGAAATGTTCCTCGAAGGCCGCTGGGTGAAGGCCACGCCGGCCTTCGACATCGGCCTGTGCGAAGCCTTCGGCGTGCTGCCGCTGGAGTTCGACGGGCGCACCGACAGCGTCTTCCACCCGTTCAACCGCGACGGCGAGCGGCACATGGAGTACCTGCGCGACCACGGCCAGTTCCCCGATGTGCCCGAGGAGTTCTTCTTCGGCTACCTCAAGCAGTGCTACCCGCACCTGTTCACCGGCGAGGACGCCCCGCTTGACGGCGACATGCGCAGCGAAGCGGCCAGGCATGAACACAATCGCCCGCATGAAAACAATCGATAG
- a CDS encoding acyl-CoA dehydrogenase: MLLLWLLVLILGVAWLAHRRAAPPKALGIVAVYLVLMSLFSHAHGWMVLFWLIWAVVAVTILATDLRRSLFTSRLFAWFKKTLPPMSETEREAIEAGTVWWDGQLFSGRPDWHTLLAYPRAQLTEEEQAFVDGPTEQLCAMINDYQVGKDMDLPPEAWAFIKDQGFFGLIIPREYGGKGFSAFAHSQVVMKLATRSGDLASTVMVPNSLGPAELLLHYGTDAQRQRYLPRLATGAEIPCFALTSPQAGSDAGGMTDVGVVCKGQWEGQEVLGLRLTWEKRYITLGPVATLLGLAFKCHDPDHLLGEEEDLGITLALIPTDTDGVQIGRRHVPLGAAFMNGPNSGKDVFVPLDYIIGGQEMIGKGWMMLMNCLSVGRSISLPAVGTSAAKAGSYVSGRYAQVREQFNVPLSAFEGIQEALARIGGNAWLMDSARILTANAVDLGEKPSVLSAILKYHLTERGRECIAHAMDIHGGKGIIMGPNNYLGRSWQAAPIFITVEGANILSRNLMIFGQGAIRCHPYVLKEMELARREDQDQAEREFDELLLDHIGFAVSNAASSLLLGLGFGSFDQVPGDRVSRPYYRALNRLAASFALLADFSMMMLGGELKRRERLSARLGDALSHLYLGSAALKRYHDLDNPDYLHPLLRWAMEENLEKAEAALADLIDNFPNRAFACLLRVLVLPLGRRHRGPGDALDAEIADILGRPLSDPALQAILAGAYLPSGEDDPVAKLTIAYDQLAAAAPLQKKLHKALKEHGVDPKPGQSPIDAAREAGVLEATEAETLHAAERARRAVIDVDDFSKEELAGKTSASEKSNKEKPAGKPTTTTD, translated from the coding sequence ATGCTGTTGCTCTGGTTACTCGTCCTGATTCTCGGCGTCGCCTGGCTTGCGCACCGCCGCGCCGCGCCGCCCAAGGCCCTCGGCATCGTCGCCGTGTACCTCGTGCTGATGAGCCTGTTCAGCCATGCCCACGGCTGGATGGTGTTGTTCTGGCTGATCTGGGCCGTGGTCGCGGTGACGATTCTCGCCACCGACCTGCGCCGCAGCCTGTTTACCTCGCGGCTGTTCGCCTGGTTCAAGAAGACCCTGCCGCCGATGTCCGAGACCGAACGCGAGGCCATCGAGGCTGGGACGGTCTGGTGGGACGGCCAGCTGTTCAGCGGCCGCCCGGACTGGCATACCCTGCTCGCCTACCCCCGCGCGCAGCTGACCGAGGAGGAGCAGGCCTTCGTCGACGGCCCCACCGAACAGCTCTGCGCGATGATCAACGACTACCAGGTCGGCAAGGACATGGACCTGCCGCCCGAGGCCTGGGCCTTCATCAAGGACCAGGGCTTCTTCGGTCTGATCATTCCCAGGGAATACGGCGGCAAGGGCTTCTCCGCCTTCGCCCACTCCCAGGTGGTGATGAAGCTTGCCACCCGCAGCGGCGACCTCGCCTCCACCGTGATGGTGCCCAACTCCCTCGGCCCGGCCGAGCTGCTGCTGCACTACGGCACCGACGCCCAGCGCCAGCGCTACCTGCCGCGCCTGGCCACTGGTGCAGAAATCCCTTGCTTCGCCCTCACCAGCCCGCAGGCCGGCTCCGATGCCGGCGGCATGACTGACGTCGGCGTGGTCTGCAAGGGCCAGTGGGAAGGCCAGGAAGTCCTCGGCCTGCGCCTGACCTGGGAAAAGCGCTACATCACCCTCGGTCCGGTGGCCACCCTCCTCGGCCTGGCCTTCAAGTGCCATGACCCGGACCACCTGCTGGGCGAGGAAGAAGACCTCGGCATCACCCTGGCGCTGATCCCCACCGACACCGATGGCGTGCAGATCGGCCGCCGCCACGTGCCGCTGGGCGCCGCCTTCATGAACGGCCCCAACTCCGGCAAGGATGTATTCGTGCCGCTGGACTACATCATCGGCGGCCAGGAAATGATCGGCAAAGGCTGGATGATGCTGATGAACTGCCTGTCCGTGGGCCGCTCGATCTCCCTGCCGGCGGTGGGCACCAGCGCCGCCAAGGCCGGCAGCTACGTCAGCGGTCGCTATGCGCAGGTGCGCGAGCAGTTCAACGTGCCGCTGTCGGCCTTCGAGGGCATCCAGGAAGCGCTTGCCCGCATCGGCGGCAACGCCTGGCTGATGGACAGCGCGCGCATCCTAACCGCCAACGCCGTGGACCTGGGCGAGAAGCCCTCGGTGCTCTCGGCCATCCTCAAGTACCACCTGACCGAACGCGGCCGCGAGTGCATCGCCCACGCCATGGATATCCATGGCGGCAAGGGCATCATTATGGGCCCGAACAACTACCTGGGCCGCTCCTGGCAGGCCGCGCCGATCTTCATCACCGTCGAGGGCGCCAACATCCTCTCGCGCAACCTGATGATCTTCGGCCAGGGCGCCATCCGCTGCCATCCGTACGTCCTGAAGGAAATGGAACTGGCCCGCCGCGAAGACCAGGACCAGGCCGAGCGCGAGTTCGACGAACTGCTGCTCGACCACATCGGCTTCGCCGTCAGCAACGCCGCCAGCAGCCTGCTGCTGGGCCTGGGCTTCGGCAGCTTCGACCAGGTGCCGGGCGACCGCGTCAGCCGCCCGTACTACCGCGCGCTGAACCGCCTCGCCGCCTCCTTCGCCCTGCTTGCCGACTTCAGCATGATGATGCTCGGCGGCGAGCTGAAGCGCCGCGAGCGCCTGTCGGCGCGCCTGGGCGATGCGCTGAGCCACCTGTACCTGGGTTCCGCCGCGCTCAAGCGCTACCACGACCTGGACAACCCGGATTACCTCCACCCGCTGCTGCGCTGGGCCATGGAGGAAAACCTGGAGAAGGCCGAAGCGGCGCTGGCCGACCTGATCGACAACTTCCCCAACCGTGCCTTCGCCTGCCTGCTGCGCGTGCTCGTGCTGCCGTTGGGCCGCCGCCACCGTGGCCCTGGCGATGCGCTGGACGCCGAGATCGCCGATATCCTCGGCCGCCCGCTGAGCGACCCGGCGCTGCAGGCGATTCTTGCCGGCGCCTACCTGCCCAGCGGGGAGGACGATCCGGTCGCCAAGCTCACCATCGCCTACGACCAGCTCGCCGCCGCCGCACCGCTACAGAAGAAACTGCACAAGGCCCTCAAGGAGCACGGCGTCGATCCCAAGCCAGGTCAATCTCCCATCGACGCCGCCCGCGAAGCCGGCGTGCTGGAGGCGACCGAGGCCGAAACCCTGCATGCCGCCGAGCGCGCCCGCCGCGCGGTGATCGATGTGGACGACTTCTCCAAGGAGGAACTGGCCGGGAAGACATCCGCCAGCGAGAAGTCGAACAAGGAGAAACCGGCGGGCAAACCGACCACCACCACAGACTGA
- a CDS encoding PA2816 family glutamine-rich protein: MRRFLLPLLAIFLVGAAQADPWLYPSRPRPAPTPNPVIDPIQQQQDSLRRQSELRQNELDRQRLNYEDQRLQMQQENLKRQQDSQRRWDEQRRQSDQMIQRQKSELQQDQLQQQQRILDQQRQQIDNQRRQIQMRPIR; the protein is encoded by the coding sequence ATGCGCCGATTCCTCCTTCCGCTGCTGGCGATCTTCCTCGTCGGCGCCGCCCAGGCCGATCCCTGGCTCTATCCCAGCCGCCCGCGCCCGGCCCCCACGCCCAACCCGGTCATCGACCCCATCCAGCAACAGCAGGACAGCCTGCGCCGCCAGTCCGAGCTACGGCAGAACGAACTGGACCGCCAGCGTCTGAACTACGAGGACCAGCGCCTGCAGATGCAGCAGGAGAACCTCAAGCGCCAGCAGGACAGCCAGCGCCGCTGGGACGAACAGCGCCGGCAGAGCGACCAGATGATCCAGCGGCAGAAGAGCGAGCTGCAGCAGGACCAACTGCAACAGCAGCAGCGCATCCTCGACCAGCAGCGCCAGCAGATCGACAACCAGCGCCGGCAGATCCAGATGCGCCCGATCCGCTGA
- a CDS encoding PA2817 family protein has product MASAYLDHHIALLNHLRMILGALGEAEQVPEDNHGLFLERFDELMLELPRDPEGAQYLGQDLISQVFHRYPQIAHLVPRDLLWFFGGDCLHFMPDEELQMYQQLDERRFEAEENGEPFDWNREKQVLALPDDSPKH; this is encoded by the coding sequence ATGGCCAGCGCCTATCTCGACCACCACATTGCCCTGCTCAACCACCTGCGCATGATCCTAGGCGCGCTGGGCGAAGCCGAGCAGGTTCCCGAGGACAACCACGGCCTGTTCCTGGAACGCTTCGACGAACTGATGCTGGAGTTGCCACGCGACCCCGAAGGCGCCCAATACCTGGGCCAGGACCTGATCAGCCAGGTCTTCCATCGCTACCCGCAGATCGCCCACCTGGTCCCGCGCGACCTGCTGTGGTTCTTCGGCGGCGACTGCCTGCACTTCATGCCCGACGAAGAACTGCAGATGTACCAGCAGCTCGACGAGCGCCGCTTCGAAGCAGAAGAAAACGGCGAACCCTTCGACTGGAACCGCGAGAAGCAGGTGCTCGCCCTGCCGGACGACTCACCCAAGCACTGA
- a CDS encoding ABC transporter ATP-binding protein, which yields MSSALSIRQLTKTYGNGFQALKGIDLDVAEGDFFALLGPNGAGKSTTIGILSTLVNKTSGTVNVFGHDLDKDPYGLKRCLGVVPQEFNFNQFEKVFDIVVTQAGYYGIPMSVAKGRAEKYLTQLGLWDKRNSASRELSGGMKRRLMIARALVHEPRLLILDEPTAGVDIELRRSMWNFLTELNGEGISIILTTHYLEEAEQLCRNIAIIDHGTIVENTSMRKLLSKLHVETFYLDLQGTLSETPRLDGYPARLVDDHTLEVQVDKSLGINGLFVQLNAQGVQILSLRNKSNRLEELFVSLVEKNLSKVAV from the coding sequence ATGAGTTCCGCGCTGTCCATCCGTCAACTGACGAAGACTTACGGCAACGGCTTCCAGGCCCTCAAGGGCATCGATCTGGACGTCGCCGAAGGCGATTTCTTCGCCCTGCTGGGCCCCAATGGCGCCGGCAAATCCACCACCATCGGCATCCTTTCCACCCTGGTGAACAAGACCAGCGGCACGGTCAACGTGTTCGGCCATGACCTGGACAAGGACCCGTACGGCCTCAAGCGCTGCCTGGGCGTGGTGCCCCAGGAATTCAACTTCAACCAATTCGAGAAGGTGTTCGACATCGTCGTCACCCAGGCCGGCTACTACGGCATCCCGATGAGCGTCGCCAAGGGCCGGGCCGAGAAGTACCTGACCCAGCTGGGCCTGTGGGACAAGCGCAATTCCGCCTCCCGCGAACTGTCCGGCGGCATGAAGCGCCGCCTGATGATCGCCCGCGCGCTGGTCCACGAGCCGCGCCTGCTGATCCTCGACGAACCCACCGCCGGCGTGGACATCGAACTGCGCCGCTCGATGTGGAACTTCCTCACCGAGCTCAACGGAGAAGGCATCAGCATCATCCTCACCACGCACTACCTGGAAGAGGCCGAGCAGCTGTGCCGTAACATCGCGATCATCGACCACGGCACCATCGTGGAGAACACCAGCATGCGCAAGCTGCTGAGCAAGCTGCACGTCGAGACTTTCTACCTCGACCTGCAGGGCACGCTCAGCGAGACGCCCAGGCTCGACGGCTATCCGGCGCGGCTGGTGGATGACCACACCCTGGAAGTGCAGGTGGACAAATCCCTGGGGATCAACGGTCTGTTCGTCCAGCTCAATGCCCAGGGCGTGCAGATCCTGAGCCTGCGCAACAAGAGCAACCGGCTGGAGGAGCTGTTCGTGTCGCTGGTGGAGAAGAATCTGTCGAAGGTGGCGGTATGA
- a CDS encoding TerC/Alx family metal homeostasis membrane protein has protein sequence MEQTHIGFPPLTVAVFLGLALAALLLDMATHRDNKPISLAGAAGWSVFWVAISLSFAGFLYVQHGSQVASLFLTGYALEKVLSVDNLFVFIAIFAWFKVPDGLRHRVLYWGIIGAIVFRAIFVAIGTGLLAFGPWVEIVFAAIVAWTGVMMLRGGGDDDGEEDYSRHLAYRFASKLFPVWPKLLGGRFFVARKQLEVEVCKPEHKGVSLAAKGALFATPLFLCLVVVEVSDVLFAFDSVPAVIAVSREPLIVYSAMLFAILGLRTLYFVLEALKRYLVHLEKSVVVLLFFIAAKLGLNATDHLFHHGYSIDANTSLVVVLAVLAVGIVASLLFPQKEEVEGEASER, from the coding sequence GTGGAACAGACACATATTGGTTTCCCCCCGCTGACCGTAGCGGTCTTTCTCGGGCTCGCCCTGGCGGCACTTTTGCTGGACATGGCGACCCACCGCGACAACAAGCCCATTTCACTGGCGGGTGCGGCGGGCTGGTCGGTCTTCTGGGTCGCCATTTCCCTGAGCTTCGCCGGGTTCCTCTATGTCCAGCACGGTTCCCAGGTGGCCAGCCTGTTCCTCACCGGCTATGCGCTGGAAAAGGTGCTGAGCGTCGACAACCTGTTCGTCTTCATCGCCATCTTCGCCTGGTTCAAGGTGCCGGATGGCCTGCGCCACCGCGTTCTGTACTGGGGCATCATCGGCGCCATCGTGTTCCGCGCCATCTTCGTGGCCATCGGCACGGGGCTGCTGGCCTTCGGCCCGTGGGTGGAGATCGTCTTTGCCGCGATCGTCGCCTGGACCGGCGTGATGATGCTCAGGGGTGGCGGCGACGATGACGGCGAGGAGGACTATTCCCGGCATCTGGCCTATCGCTTCGCCAGCAAGCTGTTCCCGGTCTGGCCGAAGCTGCTGGGCGGGCGTTTCTTCGTGGCGCGCAAGCAGCTCGAAGTGGAAGTGTGCAAGCCGGAGCACAAGGGCGTCAGCCTGGCCGCCAAGGGCGCGCTGTTTGCCACGCCACTGTTCCTCTGCCTGGTGGTGGTCGAGGTGTCGGATGTGCTGTTCGCCTTCGATTCGGTCCCGGCCGTGATCGCAGTGAGCCGCGAGCCGTTGATCGTCTACTCGGCAATGCTGTTCGCCATCCTCGGCCTGCGCACGCTCTATTTCGTGCTCGAAGCACTCAAGCGCTACCTGGTGCATCTGGAGAAGTCGGTGGTGGTGCTGCTGTTCTTCATTGCCGCCAAGCTGGGCCTGAATGCCACGGATCACCTGTTCCATCACGGCTACAGCATCGATGCCAACACCAGTCTGGTGGTCGTGCTGGCGGTCCTGGCGGTGGGGATTGTGGCGAGCCTGCTGTTCCCGCAGAAGGAGGAGGTCGAGGGGGAAGCTTCCGAACGCTGA
- a CDS encoding glutathione S-transferase family protein has product MLKIWGRKNSSNVRKALWCAEEAGLAYERIDAGGAFGVVNDAPYRALNPNGVVPTLDDDGFILWESNTIVRYLAARYAPDLYPQDLQARASAEKWMDWTTSSFAGPFRTVFWGTLRTPPEQRDAAAIQAAIDTCVRLLEIPEATLAKQPYLSGEQLGIGDIPLGSFIYAWFEMPIERPAQPHLKAWYERLKARPAYRDAVMTDLT; this is encoded by the coding sequence ATGCTCAAGATCTGGGGCCGGAAGAACTCCTCCAACGTGCGCAAGGCACTCTGGTGTGCGGAGGAGGCGGGCCTTGCCTATGAGCGGATCGACGCCGGCGGAGCGTTCGGCGTGGTCAACGATGCGCCTTACCGCGCGCTGAACCCCAATGGCGTGGTGCCGACTCTGGATGACGATGGTTTCATTCTCTGGGAGTCCAACACCATCGTCCGCTACCTCGCCGCACGCTACGCACCGGACCTGTATCCGCAGGACCTGCAAGCTCGCGCCAGTGCCGAGAAATGGATGGACTGGACGACTTCGTCGTTCGCCGGCCCGTTCCGCACCGTCTTCTGGGGTACCCTGCGCACCCCGCCGGAGCAGCGCGACGCCGCCGCCATCCAGGCCGCCATCGATACCTGCGTGCGCCTGCTGGAAATCCCCGAGGCTACGCTGGCCAAGCAGCCGTATCTGTCCGGCGAACAATTGGGCATCGGTGACATTCCGCTGGGCAGCTTCATCTATGCTTGGTTCGAAATGCCCATCGAGCGCCCGGCGCAGCCGCATCTCAAGGCCTGGTACGAACGCCTGAAGGCGCGCCCGGCCTACCGTGACGCAGTGATGACCGACCTGACCTGA
- a CDS encoding HAD-IB family phosphatase codes for MWESVDRPDSGRHGRQSSAGGGGVLSVFDFDGTLTRHDSFLPFLWFAFGTFGFARRLPAMLLPSLAFLSRRISRDELKARLLAVFLGGIDAQWLAVRAQAYCRFIWGYLLRPEGLCGVAAELASGAEVTLCSASPALVLRPFAERLGVGLIGTELEVIDGRITGRIAGGNCRAENKVLRLQAKYGPLTAYRLRAWGDTQGDHALLRAAQDPHWRAFHPRWRRNIGAARPVA; via the coding sequence ATGTGGGAGTCAGTGGATCGCCCCGATTCTGGCCGCCATGGGCGTCAATCGAGCGCGGGCGGAGGCGGTGTCCTGTCGGTATTCGATTTCGACGGCACCTTGACCCGCCATGACAGCTTTCTGCCGTTCCTCTGGTTCGCCTTCGGCACGTTCGGATTCGCCCGACGCCTGCCCGCCATGCTGCTGCCGAGCCTGGCTTTCCTCTCGCGCCGGATCAGCCGCGATGAGCTCAAGGCGCGCCTCCTCGCGGTTTTTCTCGGAGGTATCGACGCGCAATGGCTTGCGGTCCGGGCGCAAGCCTACTGCCGGTTCATCTGGGGCTACCTGCTGCGTCCGGAAGGTTTGTGCGGCGTGGCCGCAGAACTGGCGTCCGGGGCCGAAGTGACTCTTTGCTCGGCGTCGCCTGCGCTGGTGCTGCGACCTTTCGCCGAGCGCCTGGGCGTGGGGCTGATCGGCACCGAACTGGAGGTGATCGATGGCCGAATCACCGGCCGCATCGCCGGCGGCAATTGCCGCGCCGAGAACAAGGTGCTGCGCCTGCAGGCCAAGTACGGCCCCCTGACGGCTTATCGGCTGCGCGCGTGGGGCGATACCCAGGGCGACCATGCGCTGCTGCGTGCCGCACAGGACCCGCATTGGCGGGCCTTCCATCCTCGCTGGCGGCGAAACATCGGCGCAGCCCGCCCGGTCGCCTGA